In the Muricauda sp. MAR_2010_75 genome, one interval contains:
- a CDS encoding sodium:alanine symporter family protein: MGKIEATITGISDWIWGFPLLLLLVGGGLYLLVYSRLLPFKHFWHALQVIRGKYETASNVGQISAFKALTTALSSTLGMGNISGVAIAITMGGPGALFWMWISALIGMATKYYTCSLAVMYRGTDDSGESQGGPMYVIVNGLGKPWKPLAIFFSMAGIFGSLPIFTANQLTQIVVEVMPLSFMGPSKGLTLSMVAIVICILVGLVIFGGIRRIANLASRLVPFMVTLYFLSVSYILVVNHGRIIPVLMDVFRDAMTGDAVLGGSLGAIIIMGVRRAAFSNEAGIGTAPLAHGASKNTEPIKEGLVAMLGPFIDTIVVCTLTAIAILVTGSWQRSDLSGVSITLDAFVSAMPGIGAPLLIFIVAIFALTSLFTYSYYGSKCVVFLFGSKYRNTYNYLYIAGIFLGSVSSLAGVVGIIDISFALMSIPTMVSAILLAPRINAATASYFKKIELQKQLA; this comes from the coding sequence ATGGGAAAAATTGAAGCAACGATAACCGGGATCAGTGACTGGATTTGGGGATTTCCCCTATTACTGCTGTTGGTGGGTGGCGGACTATATCTTTTGGTGTATTCCAGGTTATTGCCGTTCAAGCATTTCTGGCATGCCCTACAGGTCATCAGGGGAAAGTACGAGACGGCCTCGAATGTTGGACAGATCAGTGCTTTCAAGGCATTGACCACAGCCTTGTCCTCCACCTTGGGCATGGGTAATATTTCAGGAGTGGCCATTGCCATTACGATGGGTGGGCCTGGTGCCCTTTTCTGGATGTGGATCAGTGCATTGATCGGGATGGCGACCAAATATTATACCTGTTCCCTTGCCGTCATGTACAGAGGTACCGATGATTCAGGGGAATCCCAAGGGGGCCCCATGTATGTCATCGTCAATGGACTAGGCAAACCATGGAAACCCCTGGCCATTTTCTTTTCAATGGCAGGGATCTTTGGCTCACTTCCCATTTTTACGGCAAACCAGTTGACCCAGATCGTCGTGGAGGTAATGCCCCTCTCATTTATGGGACCATCCAAGGGACTGACCCTTTCGATGGTGGCGATCGTCATCTGCATTTTGGTGGGTCTGGTCATATTTGGGGGGATCAGGCGCATAGCAAATCTGGCCAGTCGACTGGTGCCTTTTATGGTCACCTTGTATTTTTTATCGGTCAGCTATATTTTGGTGGTCAACCATGGTAGGATCATTCCGGTCCTAATGGACGTATTTAGAGATGCCATGACCGGCGATGCGGTGTTGGGGGGAAGCCTTGGTGCAATCATCATCATGGGGGTACGAAGGGCCGCCTTTTCAAATGAGGCAGGTATCGGCACTGCCCCATTGGCACATGGTGCCTCAAAGAACACCGAACCGATCAAGGAAGGACTGGTAGCGATGTTGGGACCCTTTATTGACACCATAGTGGTATGTACCTTGACCGCCATTGCTATCTTGGTCACGGGAAGTTGGCAGCGTTCAGACCTCAGTGGTGTATCCATTACCTTGGATGCTTTCGTTTCTGCCATGCCTGGAATAGGTGCCCCGTTGTTGATCTTTATTGTGGCCATATTCGCATTGACCTCTTTGTTCACCTATTCCTATTATGGATCGAAATGTGTGGTATTCCTGTTTGGATCCAAATATCGGAACACCTATAACTACCTGTATATCGCGGGCATATTCCTTGGCTCGGTTTCCTCCTTGGCCGGTGTCGTGGGCATCATCGATATCAGCTTTGCCCTAATGTCCATCCCCACCATGGTTTCGGCGATTTTATTGGCACCGCGCATCAATGCGGCCACTGCATCCTATTTCAAGAAAATTGAACTGCAAAAACAACTAGCTTAA
- a CDS encoding amidohydrolase family protein — translation MKNKTFYTILTMILILSSLLEGLDAQILPMVAKEQETPILLVGGTVHTGDGRVLEDTAVGFDKGTITFLGKASDLDANGIDYKIIDITGQQVYPGFILLNSIIGINEISGVPHTNDTLEEGDYLPNLQTVYAFDMTSTFLPPLRFNGVLYIESIRSRGVIPGTSSVMSLDGWNWEEAVFKRAAAIHLDWPSALSSYYDAETNSRMLRPNTSYEKITGELEKLFSDAKQYEQMPTAQTNLKLEALTDLFQKERVLVIHANEPKEIIESITFAKSFGIDQISLVASEGSLEVVDFLKENQIPVIVPPTYNLPRNDDMDYDAFYGLPTQLQRMGIEVSMYHVGSLSNSINLPFYAGTSVAFGMNKEEALKTITLHPAKILGIDDKLGSIAVGKVASLFVSKGDALDIQTNALTLAFIGGKQIDLEGPQQLDYKRYSAKFDQNE, via the coding sequence ATGAAAAACAAGACATTTTATACGATATTAACCATGATACTGATCCTTTCGAGCCTTTTGGAAGGATTGGATGCCCAGATTCTTCCGATGGTTGCCAAGGAGCAGGAAACTCCCATCCTTTTGGTTGGGGGAACCGTTCATACTGGGGATGGCCGGGTATTGGAGGACACCGCGGTTGGATTTGACAAGGGAACCATTACCTTTTTGGGCAAAGCCTCCGATCTGGACGCCAATGGGATCGATTATAAGATCATAGACATAACCGGACAACAGGTATATCCGGGTTTTATCCTTTTGAATTCCATTATCGGTATCAACGAAATCAGTGGCGTCCCGCATACCAATGATACCTTGGAGGAAGGGGATTATCTTCCCAACCTACAAACAGTCTACGCCTTTGATATGACATCAACTTTTCTTCCACCTTTGCGGTTCAATGGGGTTCTTTATATTGAATCGATTCGATCAAGAGGTGTCATTCCAGGCACCTCATCGGTAATGTCCTTGGATGGCTGGAACTGGGAGGAAGCCGTATTCAAAAGGGCTGCGGCCATACACCTCGATTGGCCCTCTGCCTTATCGAGTTATTATGATGCCGAGACGAACAGCAGGATGCTCCGCCCCAATACTTCTTACGAAAAGATTACCGGTGAATTGGAAAAATTGTTCTCCGATGCCAAGCAATACGAACAAATGCCCACTGCCCAAACCAATTTGAAGTTGGAGGCCTTAACGGATCTGTTCCAAAAAGAAAGGGTACTTGTCATCCATGCGAATGAACCCAAGGAAATCATAGAGAGCATCACCTTTGCCAAGTCCTTTGGCATTGACCAAATCTCCTTGGTGGCCTCTGAGGGTTCCCTGGAAGTTGTCGATTTTCTCAAGGAAAACCAAATTCCGGTGATTGTGCCCCCTACCTACAACCTCCCCAGAAACGATGATATGGACTATGATGCCTTTTATGGTTTGCCAACACAATTGCAACGGATGGGCATCGAGGTATCCATGTACCATGTGGGATCGTTGTCCAACTCCATCAATCTGCCCTTTTATGCGGGGACATCGGTGGCATTTGGGATGAACAAGGAGGAAGCCCTGAAGACCATTACCTTGCATCCCGCAAAAATTCTGGGAATTGACGATAAGCTGGGATCCATTGCCGTGGGCAAGGTGGCCAGTCTATTTGTATCCAAGGGGGATGCACTCGATATACAGACCAATGCCTTGACCTTGGCATTTATTGGCGGCAAGCAGATCGATTTGGAAGGACCACAACAATTGGACTACAAACGCTATTCCGCCAAATTCGACCAGAACGAATAA
- a CDS encoding PepSY domain-containing protein produces the protein MVGRKTSMKVRKIHRYLGLFIGIQFLMWTISGLYFSWTDIDEIHGDQFIKEHPDQSEFGNLIAPNGHGNVKIKSLEMRNIGGSPYYWINGGVLMDAQTGEIKKGIDEQQALAVASQYMLPELKVKSVERLTQTGGQHEYRGRPLPAYVITYETDENLKAYVSETDGSFQRVRHRSWRWFDFLWMTHTMDYEGRDDFNTMVLRIFSLMGLITVLSGFLLWYVSSPTIRKLWKRR, from the coding sequence ATGGTCGGAAGAAAAACATCGATGAAGGTCAGAAAGATACATAGATATCTTGGCCTATTTATTGGGATCCAGTTCCTAATGTGGACCATCAGTGGACTATATTTTAGTTGGACGGACATTGACGAGATCCATGGAGATCAATTCATCAAGGAGCATCCGGACCAGTCAGAATTTGGGAATTTAATTGCTCCCAATGGACACGGGAACGTTAAAATCAAATCTTTGGAAATGAGAAATATAGGGGGAAGTCCCTATTATTGGATCAATGGTGGGGTTTTGATGGATGCACAAACGGGGGAGATCAAAAAGGGTATCGATGAACAACAGGCCTTGGCCGTTGCTTCACAGTATATGTTGCCCGAACTTAAGGTCAAAAGTGTTGAAAGACTCACCCAAACAGGTGGGCAGCACGAGTATCGTGGACGTCCATTACCGGCCTATGTGATCACCTATGAAACGGATGAAAACCTTAAAGCGTATGTCTCAGAGACCGATGGGTCGTTTCAACGTGTAAGGCATCGGTCCTGGAGATGGTTCGATTTTTTGTGGATGACCCATACCATGGACTATGAGGGACGGGACGATTTTAACACCATGGTTTTACGGATTTTTTCCCTGATGGGATTGATTACCGTTTTGAGCGGATTCTTGTTGTGGTATGTCAGCTCACCAACGATCAGAAAATTATGGAAAAGGCGATAG
- a CDS encoding heavy-metal-associated domain-containing protein, with protein MSTLQFKSNIKCSGCANTVKPFLDKVDGVTDWSVDFASQDKLLTVQTTSATEEEITSAVESAGYHLTKK; from the coding sequence ATGAGTACATTACAATTCAAATCAAATATTAAGTGCAGTGGGTGTGCCAATACCGTAAAACCATTTTTGGATAAGGTGGATGGCGTGACCGATTGGTCTGTTGACTTTGCCTCCCAAGACAAATTGTTGACCGTACAGACTACAAGTGCTACGGAAGAGGAAATCACTTCTGCTGTTGAATCGGCTGGATATCATTTGACCAAGAAATAA
- a CDS encoding heavy-metal-associated domain-containing protein, with amino-acid sequence MKRRYQIEGMTCDGCRGHVEEALFNVAGVADVAVDLKNAEATVESQFEVPP; translated from the coding sequence ATGAAAAGAAGATACCAAATAGAAGGAATGACTTGTGATGGCTGTAGGGGGCACGTTGAAGAAGCTCTTTTCAATGTGGCCGGTGTAGCCGATGTAGCGGTCGATCTAAAAAACGCAGAAGCTACAGTGGAGTCGCAATTTGAGGTCCCCCCTTGA
- a CDS encoding cation-translocating P-type ATPase — MDAIDIIEDTERKAKTVSKKSFPVTGMTCAACASSVESMLGHTEGVYNASVNFANSTVLVEYDSAMDLSDLQNAVRQIGYDIIVDAEDPTEVQEELSKKHYVSIKKRTLWSAILTLPIFLLGMFFMDWVLGRWISLVLAVPILFWFGRSFFINALKQARFGKANMDTLVALSTGIAFLFSAFNTFFPEFWLSKGMEPHVYYEAATVIITFISLGKLLEEKAKSNTSSAIKKLIGLQPKTLKVIANGEEREIPISSVKVGQTILVRPGEKIPVDGTVSKGSSYVDESMITGEPVPVEKTKDEKVFAGTVNQKGSFQFVADRVGGETLLSQIIKMVQEAQGSKAPVQKLVDRIAGIFVPVVMTISLVTFITWMFLGGEDAFTHALLTAVAVLVIACPCALGLATPTAIMVGIGKGADHNILIKDAESLELGYKVNAIVLDKTGTITEGKPVVTDMVFADHVTDHRALEQILYAMEGQSEHPLAEAVVSFLKNRKVNPVEILNFNSITGKGVRAEALDGTQYLVGNHKLMVEKGIAMDDNLGHMVEGLEQEAKTVIYFGGGGKVKAILTIMDSIKESSKEAIREMQGNGMEVYMMTGDNKMTAEAVSQQVGIKSYEAEVLPSEKADFVKRLQESGKVVAMVGDGINDSQALAQADVSIAMGKGSDIAMDVAKMTLITSDLNAIPKALKLSHKTVIGIRQNLFWAFIYNIIGIPIAAGLLYPINGFLLDPMIAGAAMAFSSVSVVLNSLRLKTIKL; from the coding sequence ATGGATGCAATCGATATTATTGAGGACACCGAAAGGAAAGCGAAGACGGTGTCAAAAAAATCTTTCCCGGTCACTGGAATGACCTGTGCTGCCTGTGCATCCAGCGTGGAATCCATGCTGGGCCATACCGAAGGGGTCTACAATGCCAGTGTCAACTTTGCCAATAGTACGGTCCTTGTGGAGTATGACAGTGCTATGGACCTAAGCGATCTTCAAAATGCGGTACGTCAAATCGGTTATGATATAATTGTGGATGCCGAGGATCCTACCGAAGTACAGGAAGAGCTTTCGAAAAAGCATTATGTATCCATAAAAAAGCGAACCCTTTGGTCCGCTATTTTGACACTTCCCATTTTCCTTCTGGGGATGTTTTTTATGGATTGGGTCCTGGGTAGGTGGATTTCGTTGGTACTTGCCGTTCCTATCCTGTTCTGGTTTGGCCGAAGTTTTTTCATAAATGCCCTCAAACAGGCCAGATTCGGTAAGGCCAATATGGATACCTTGGTCGCACTCAGTACGGGCATTGCCTTTTTGTTCAGTGCATTCAATACCTTTTTTCCTGAATTTTGGCTCAGTAAAGGCATGGAACCCCATGTATATTATGAGGCGGCCACAGTGATCATCACCTTTATTTCATTGGGGAAATTATTGGAAGAAAAGGCGAAATCAAATACATCCTCCGCCATAAAGAAATTGATAGGGTTGCAGCCCAAGACCTTAAAGGTGATAGCAAATGGGGAGGAAAGGGAAATCCCTATTTCTTCGGTCAAGGTAGGTCAAACGATATTGGTCAGACCGGGAGAGAAAATCCCTGTGGATGGAACGGTGTCCAAAGGAAGTTCCTATGTTGATGAAAGTATGATCACAGGCGAACCCGTCCCTGTAGAAAAGACAAAGGATGAAAAAGTTTTTGCCGGTACCGTAAACCAAAAAGGAAGCTTTCAGTTTGTAGCTGACCGGGTGGGAGGGGAGACCCTTTTGTCCCAGATCATCAAGATGGTGCAGGAAGCACAGGGGAGCAAAGCGCCCGTACAAAAATTGGTGGACAGGATTGCCGGTATTTTTGTTCCCGTGGTAATGACGATTTCACTGGTGACATTTATCACCTGGATGTTCCTGGGAGGTGAGGACGCTTTTACCCATGCACTGTTGACCGCAGTTGCCGTATTGGTAATAGCTTGTCCCTGTGCGCTGGGTTTGGCAACCCCCACGGCCATCATGGTGGGAATCGGCAAGGGGGCCGACCACAATATTCTCATCAAAGATGCGGAAAGCCTGGAGTTGGGTTACAAAGTGAATGCCATTGTCCTGGATAAAACGGGTACCATAACTGAAGGAAAGCCTGTGGTGACCGATATGGTCTTTGCGGACCATGTGACCGATCACAGGGCCCTGGAGCAAATTTTATATGCCATGGAAGGACAGTCCGAACATCCCTTGGCTGAAGCCGTGGTCTCCTTTTTAAAAAATAGAAAGGTAAATCCGGTCGAAATTTTGAACTTCAATAGTATTACAGGAAAAGGTGTTCGCGCTGAGGCATTGGATGGAACCCAATACCTTGTGGGCAATCATAAGTTGATGGTCGAAAAAGGAATCGCCATGGATGACAACCTGGGGCACATGGTCGAAGGGTTAGAGCAGGAGGCCAAAACGGTCATATACTTTGGCGGTGGAGGCAAGGTGAAGGCGATTTTGACCATTATGGATAGTATAAAGGAATCCTCAAAGGAAGCCATACGGGAAATGCAGGGGAATGGTATGGAAGTTTACATGATGACCGGTGATAACAAGATGACCGCCGAAGCCGTATCACAACAGGTGGGTATCAAAAGCTATGAAGCCGAAGTACTCCCATCAGAGAAAGCTGATTTTGTGAAAAGGCTTCAAGAAAGTGGAAAGGTGGTCGCCATGGTGGGCGATGGTATCAATGATTCGCAGGCACTTGCCCAAGCAGATGTCAGTATCGCGATGGGCAAAGGGTCCGACATTGCCATGGATGTCGCGAAAATGACCTTGATCACCTCTGATTTAAATGCCATTCCCAAAGCGTTGAAGCTCTCCCATAAGACCGTTATAGGTATAAGGCAAAATCTTTTTTGGGCCTTTATATACAATATCATTGGAATTCCTATAGCTGCAGGGCTGCTGTATCCGATCAATGGATTTTTGTTAGATCCGATGATAGCTGGTGCCGCTATGGCTTTTAGCAGTGTATCGGTCGTATTGAACAGTTTGAGGCTTAAAACGATTAAACTATAG
- the ggt gene encoding gamma-glutamyltransferase, with product MKRILYFLPLLLFTHCTRELPAEPTGLVTENAMVVSARREASEIGVEIMKKGGNVFDAMVATELSLAVAYPFAGNLGGGGFMVYRKSNGELGSIDYREKAPLAAHRDMYLDSLGNVIPGLSTSGGTAVGVPGTVAGVLEVHKKFGKLPLDEIMEPIIALARKGVVVTEKQAKRLEGTRKRFIETNSDSTKFATVYKAGDTIKYPALATTLEKIMNEGRDGFYKGEVAQKIAAYVQEKGGVITEEDLARYEAKWRTPIVFDYKDIKIISMGPPSSGGMTMDQIFTMIAPYDIASYGHNSTRAIQLFTEASRRAYADRNHYLGDPDFVDIPYKGLMDPDYLKGRMADFTFDRATLSSEVGHGTVEIVESSETTHYSIIDAEGNAISATTTLNGGYGSKLYIDALGFFLNNEMDDFSTKPGVPNMFGLPGSEANSIAPEKRMLSSMSPTIVERDGQLYMVVGTPGGSTIITAVAQTILNVHEFNLSMQDAVNAPRFHHQWMPDVVVFEPEGFPLETIETLKAKGYQINEGRTRIIGKVDAIRVLEDGRLEGGADKRGDDTAAGY from the coding sequence ATGAAAAGAATTCTATATTTTCTTCCCTTACTATTATTTACCCACTGTACCCGTGAGTTACCTGCCGAGCCTACAGGTCTGGTCACGGAAAATGCCATGGTCGTCTCTGCACGTAGGGAAGCTTCGGAGATAGGCGTTGAAATCATGAAAAAAGGCGGGAACGTTTTCGATGCCATGGTAGCCACCGAACTTTCCCTAGCAGTGGCCTACCCCTTTGCGGGAAACCTCGGGGGCGGGGGCTTTATGGTCTATCGCAAGAGCAATGGTGAATTGGGAAGTATCGATTACAGGGAAAAGGCTCCATTGGCCGCCCACAGGGATATGTATCTCGACTCCCTGGGCAATGTCATCCCTGGACTGAGTACTTCCGGGGGAACCGCCGTAGGTGTCCCAGGTACCGTGGCCGGGGTTCTGGAAGTCCACAAGAAATTCGGAAAACTGCCCCTTGACGAAATCATGGAACCCATCATTGCCTTGGCGAGAAAAGGGGTCGTGGTGACCGAAAAACAGGCCAAAAGATTGGAAGGTACCCGAAAACGCTTCATTGAAACGAATAGTGACAGCACCAAATTCGCGACCGTGTACAAAGCTGGTGATACCATCAAGTACCCAGCATTGGCCACCACTTTGGAAAAGATCATGAACGAGGGACGGGATGGATTCTACAAAGGGGAAGTGGCCCAAAAAATAGCGGCCTATGTACAGGAAAAGGGAGGTGTGATCACGGAGGAGGATCTCGCCAGGTATGAGGCCAAGTGGAGAACGCCCATTGTATTCGACTACAAGGACATCAAAATCATCTCGATGGGTCCCCCCAGCAGCGGTGGTATGACCATGGATCAGATCTTTACCATGATAGCACCCTATGATATAGCTAGTTATGGCCACAATTCGACTAGGGCCATCCAATTGTTCACCGAAGCTTCGAGAAGAGCGTATGCGGACCGGAACCATTACCTTGGCGATCCCGATTTCGTGGACATTCCCTATAAGGGGCTCATGGACCCTGACTACTTAAAGGGCAGAATGGCCGATTTCACTTTTGATAGGGCCACCTTGTCCTCGGAAGTAGGCCATGGAACGGTGGAAATTGTGGAAAGCAGCGAGACCACCCACTACTCCATTATCGATGCGGAGGGCAATGCCATCAGTGCGACCACGACCCTGAACGGTGGATACGGTTCCAAACTTTATATTGATGCCTTGGGATTTTTCCTGAACAATGAAATGGATGATTTCAGTACCAAGCCCGGTGTTCCCAATATGTTCGGTCTTCCTGGCTCCGAGGCCAACAGTATTGCACCCGAGAAACGAATGTTGAGCAGTATGTCACCGACCATAGTGGAAAGGGACGGCCAGCTGTACATGGTCGTCGGCACCCCCGGAGGTTCCACGATCATCACGGCCGTGGCCCAGACCATACTGAATGTCCACGAGTTCAATCTCAGCATGCAGGATGCCGTGAACGCTCCGCGGTTCCACCACCAATGGATGCCCGATGTAGTCGTGTTCGAACCCGAAGGCTTTCCTTTGGAAACCATTGAAACCCTAAAGGCAAAAGGCTACCAAATCAATGAGGGCAGGACCCGGATCATAGGAAAGGTAGACGCCATCCGAGTGCTGGAAGACGGCAGACTAGAGGGCGGGGCGGATAAACGAGGGGACGATACCGCTGCGGGATATTGA
- a CDS encoding AraC family transcriptional regulator — protein sequence MVCPRCIMAVKGILDDEGIPYMNVSLGEITLNGKITPEKREGLNERLEKIGFTIINDRKGQLIEQIKNLVIEAIHYTGPMEKVKWPEYLSDGLHLDYKYLSSLFSAVESITLEQYIINQKIEKIKEFLVYDELGLKEIAFQLDYSSVAYLSNQFKKVTGMTPTQFKKSAIQNRISLDDI from the coding sequence ATGGTCTGTCCGAGATGCATCATGGCCGTCAAAGGTATTTTGGACGATGAGGGCATTCCCTATATGAATGTGTCGTTGGGTGAAATAACCCTCAATGGGAAAATCACGCCTGAAAAACGGGAAGGTCTCAACGAACGACTTGAGAAAATTGGATTTACGATCATCAACGATCGTAAAGGTCAGTTGATAGAACAGATCAAAAACCTAGTGATTGAGGCGATACACTACACCGGACCCATGGAAAAGGTCAAATGGCCCGAATACCTTTCCGATGGATTGCATCTTGACTATAAGTATCTTAGTTCGCTGTTTTCCGCGGTGGAAAGCATTACCTTGGAGCAATATATCATCAACCAAAAGATTGAAAAGATCAAAGAGTTTCTTGTTTATGACGAATTGGGCTTAAAGGAAATAGCGTTTCAATTGGACTATAGCAGCGTTGCCTATTTAAGCAACCAATTTAAAAAAGTTACTGGAATGACACCTACACAATTTAAGAAAAGTGCCATACAAAATAGAATATCGCTTGATGATATTTAA
- a CDS encoding DUF4440 domain-containing protein — translation MKRITLQIFLMAVFLTGTSFGQTNPNKENLDQDRAAVLRILESYKEALQNLTTEGTLELFAEDSEVFESGGVEGTYQHYHDHHIGPELGHFNSFKFSDYTIEVKVELPFAFTTESYVYTIGLKSENGGEGKTISRKGVATTILKKTDGDWKIVKMHNSSRNNGKN, via the coding sequence ATGAAACGTATTACTTTACAGATTTTTCTAATGGCCGTATTTCTCACAGGGACAAGCTTTGGCCAAACAAACCCTAACAAGGAAAACCTAGACCAGGACAGGGCCGCTGTGCTGAGGATATTGGAAAGCTATAAAGAAGCACTGCAAAACTTGACCACGGAAGGTACCTTGGAGCTTTTTGCGGAAGATTCCGAAGTTTTTGAATCCGGGGGCGTGGAAGGCACCTATCAACATTATCACGACCATCATATAGGTCCAGAACTTGGACATTTCAACAGTTTTAAGTTCTCGGATTATACCATTGAAGTGAAGGTGGAGCTACCCTTTGCCTTTACTACGGAAAGCTATGTCTATACCATTGGCCTAAAATCGGAAAATGGAGGTGAGGGCAAAACGATCAGCAGAAAAGGGGTTGCCACCACCATCCTTAAAAAAACGGATGGGGATTGGAAAATTGTAAAGATGCATAACTCCTCACGGAACAACGGGAAGAACTAA
- a CDS encoding DUF305 domain-containing protein encodes MYKDRRKNMSILALGVLLIAGGIWLVRSQVTVSGVDYMEGMIPHHSIAILTSKRSQIKDVRVRELANEIIKAQRREIMEMQWLINDIKENGIVETEAGKEKRPIPKFEGSLSEETKNLAE; translated from the coding sequence ATGTATAAAGACCGACGCAAGAACATGTCAATTTTAGCCTTGGGTGTTTTGTTGATTGCAGGTGGGATATGGCTGGTCAGGAGTCAGGTTACCGTTTCAGGAGTCGACTACATGGAAGGAATGATACCCCATCATTCCATTGCTATTTTGACCAGTAAACGTTCTCAAATAAAAGATGTCAGGGTACGTGAGCTTGCCAATGAAATTATCAAGGCGCAACGCAGGGAGATAATGGAAATGCAATGGTTGATAAACGACATCAAGGAAAATGGAATAGTGGAAACCGAAGCTGGGAAAGAAAAGCGGCCTATTCCTAAATTCGAGGGATCGCTTAGCGAAGAAACAAAGAATCTGGCCGAATGA
- a CDS encoding M14 family metallopeptidase, whose product MKRIFVLLSLLAIANLFGQEQRFQGQPPVNAVPTDSKPVQKQWKGQFAFPDQGITFSNEFDGARLNGLVQNNDSTYTLLITSENTPINTSPWYAFKVWGKRPKTIDVWLTYQANNKHRYYPKLSHDGVHWTALDSLRYEEIGKGDRAFGPGSLPEKVKMRLEVGPDTLWVAGQELENSARVNAWMDSISQKKFVTKSTIGKSREGRNLNLLSIGDTDSKNMIMIISRQHPPEVTGYLTMKSFVETLSSDTKLAKKFRKEFAIYVVPLMNPDGVDNGFWRHNTGGIDLNRDWANFNQPETSAVKDFMEGMVEKTQGKFYFGIDFHSTWDDIYYTVDPELHGNMPNLVSTWLDGLMERIEGYDPNIKPNGDLVPTTVSRNYFFVKHGAEALVFEVGDNTPRDFLREKAEKGAEALMEIMLERIKDMP is encoded by the coding sequence ATGAAAAGAATCTTTGTACTCCTAAGCCTGTTGGCCATAGCGAACCTATTTGGCCAAGAACAACGGTTCCAGGGCCAACCCCCTGTGAACGCTGTACCAACGGATTCCAAACCGGTCCAAAAGCAATGGAAGGGACAGTTTGCCTTTCCGGATCAAGGTATTACCTTCTCCAATGAGTTCGACGGTGCCCGGTTGAACGGCTTGGTCCAGAACAATGACAGTACCTATACCCTATTGATCACTTCGGAGAACACTCCGATCAATACCAGTCCATGGTATGCGTTCAAGGTTTGGGGAAAGCGTCCCAAGACCATTGATGTATGGCTGACCTATCAAGCGAACAACAAACACAGATACTATCCAAAGCTGAGCCATGACGGGGTGCACTGGACCGCATTGGATTCCCTTCGTTATGAGGAGATCGGTAAAGGAGATAGGGCCTTTGGCCCAGGCTCCTTGCCTGAAAAGGTCAAAATGCGTTTGGAAGTGGGCCCCGATACGCTCTGGGTCGCTGGCCAAGAATTGGAAAATTCGGCCCGGGTCAATGCCTGGATGGACAGTATTTCCCAGAAAAAGTTCGTGACCAAGAGCACCATTGGAAAGAGCCGTGAGGGCCGGAACCTCAATTTGCTCAGCATTGGTGATACGGACTCCAAAAATATGATCATGATCATTTCCAGACAGCATCCCCCTGAGGTAACAGGGTACCTGACCATGAAATCCTTTGTGGAGACCCTTTCCTCGGATACCAAATTGGCCAAAAAGTTCCGAAAGGAATTTGCCATCTATGTGGTCCCCTTGATGAACCCTGACGGGGTCGACAATGGGTTTTGGAGACATAATACAGGCGGGATAGACCTCAACCGGGATTGGGCCAATTTTAACCAACCGGAGACCTCTGCGGTCAAGGATTTCATGGAGGGGATGGTCGAGAAGACACAAGGGAAGTTCTATTTCGGCATAGATTTCCATTCCACCTGGGATGATATCTACTATACTGTGGATCCGGAGCTCCATGGAAACATGCCCAATTTGGTCTCCACCTGGCTGGATGGCTTAATGGAGCGCATCGAGGGATACGACCCCAATATCAAGCCCAATGGGGATTTGGTCCCTACCACGGTATCAAGGAACTATTTCTTCGTAAAACATGGTGCCGAGGCCTTGGTCTTTGAGGTCGGGGACAATACCCCAAGGGATTTTTTAAGGGAAAAGGCCGAGAAGGGCGCTGAAGCACTTATGGAGATCATGTTGGAGCGTATCAAGGACATGCCATGA